The nucleotide window CGAACGCCCTCACGTCGAGGGCGCCCTTTTGGGATGCTTACCAGGTACGGGGCGTCTCAGCCCGCGCGGTGGTTCTGTCCACCCGCTTACGAGGCCGCGCGCGCGGGAACGTCCGCCTCGAGACCGAGCCGTCGTCGAAAGTCGGCGACGGTCTCCGCAATGCCCCTTTCGAGCGGAACGGCGGGGCCCCATCCGAGCGCCTCGCGGGCCCTGGTGATGTCGGGCTTGCGGCGAACGGGGTCGTCTTTCGGCAGAGGGTTGAAGACCAGGGGCGCTTGCGAGCCCACTTCTTCCTTGATGATCCGCGCGAGCTCCAACATGGTGCTTTCGCGGGGGTTCCCGAGGTTCACAGGCGTGGCTTGCAGGTCGCTCTCCATCAGGCGCAAGAACCCCTCGATGAGGTCGGTCACATAGCAGAAGGAGCGTGTCTGTTGGCCATCTCCGAACATGGTGAGCGGCTCGTCCCGCAGCGCCTGGACCACGAGGTTCGAGACCACCCGTCCATCGGCCTCGTGCATGCGGGGCCCGTAGGTGTTGAAGATGCGCGCGATCCTAAGGGGCTGCCGCGAAAAAAGTCGATCGTCTCGTCATGTCGGTACGGTCGGGTGGATGGTGTAGTTCCACTCGCCGTGGAAGACGTTGGGATCGAGATTCACGAGTGCGAGGTCCTTGTCCGAGACGCGGCGACCCTTGGCGTAAGTGCGACTGTCGACTCGGCTCTTCACGAGCAGTCCGGTCGTCGTCGTCGTCGCTGCGATTAGATTGACGATGACTTGATGGGTGACCAGAGGCTTTCCGCGCCAGTTCTGGGTGATGAAGGAAAACAAGCGGTGCTCGATCTTGTTCCACTTGCTCGTTCCCGGAGGCAGATGACAGACGGTGATGGGGAAGCGCAGGTCGTCGACGAGCTTTTGTAGCTCGAGCTTCCATAGGCGCAGCCTATAGCCGTTGCTTCCACCTCCGTCCGCCGTGATCACGAGCGAGGTCGCGTTTGGATACCTCGAGGCGCCCATCTCGCTCCACCAGGTGCGGATGCTCTGCACCGCGAATTCCCCCGTGTCGTGGCTCACGCCAACGCTGACCCACGCCTCGTTCTTCTGGAGGTCGTAGATGCCGTACGGTGTGGCGCGTCCCTTTTCGTCGTCGACGAAGTCGTGCACGTTGACATCGACCGGATCTTCCTTCCCGCTGAGCTCGCGGCCGCCGTTCTTGTACGGTCCGACAAGCTCTCGTTTCTTCGTGTCCACAGAGATCGCCGGCTCGTTCGTTTCGAGCTGTCGACGGAGTGTCTCGTTGATGTGCTCAAACTGAGCGTTTCGATCTGGATGCTGCGCGCCCTCAAGCCGCTTGCGATTCGCCTGGAGACTGTAGCCGAGCTCCTTGAGCAGTCTTGAGACCATCTTCATGCTCGTTTGGTGCCCCTGCTTCTTGAGCGCCTCCACGAGATTGCGCTGGCTACGAGCTGTCCACAGAAGCGGCGACTCGGGATCTCCGCGTGTCGTCGATTCTACAAGCTTCTTCAGATCCGGAATCAATCTCGGATCCTTCTCGGTTGCCTTCTTGCGCCCGGCGCCTGGTCGACGGCTTCGCGTTGGCGGTAAATGCCTCGCCGTCCCGTTTTCGATCGCCCGTACTTCGGCGATCCCGCGCCCCACCACGCTCGGTGCCATACCCGTCGCACGAGATGCAGCGACAATGCCGCCGTAGCCAAAAGCGATCGCCTCGTTCGCCACGAATAGCCGCCGAGCTCTCTCTGTCAGACTCCCCTTTATCTTGCCGTAGCGATCCCGTATCTCGGATTCACGCCGCGATCGTTCCTTGGTCATGCACCTCCAATGGAGATCCTCCTCGCAGATAAAGTCAACCTATTTATTTCGCGGCATGCCCTAACCTCGAGACCATACTGGCTGGCATAGGCGACCGTGAGAGATTCGGCACACCGTTTCCCTTCGTCGTAACAGGAGCGAGGCCCTATCGGGTTGACGTGCCCCCAGTAGCTTTCGGGTTGAGGGTGGATCGCTGGGTCACCGTAGACTTCCGAGGTGGACGCGATGAGCACGCGGGCGTGGGCTTCGCGGGCCACTTCCAGCACGTTCAGGGTGCCTTCGACCGCCGTACGGATCGTGCGCACCGGATTGCGCTGGTAGTGAACGGGCGAGGCAGGACAGGCCAGATGATAGATCTGATCGATCTCCATCGTGAAGGGGATCTGGACGTCGTGCCGAACCAACTCGAAGCGGGGTTTGCCCAGCAGACGTTCGATGTTGCGCCGGCTTCCCGTGAAAAAATTGTCGAGACAGACCACCTCGTGTCCCTGCGCCAGCAGGCGTTCGCACAAATGCGAGCCCAAAAATCCGCTGCCGCCCGTCACCAAAATGCGCTTCATTCGCATGTTGCCCCCTGCCTTTGTCCCAAAGTTCGCCGGGCAGCTCCTTGCGTCGCACGTGACGTGTGAGCGCGCCGCCCCGACTTCGCGCGAACGGATGCACCCGGCATGCCACGAGGGCTACTGGTGGGGATGCCCCTCAGGCGCGGGTGACGACCCGGTTTTTCCCTGTGTGTTTCGCTTCGTAGAGGGCCTGGTCGGCGGCGAACACCAGTCCCTCCTCGGCCATGCCGGTGGCGAGCGTGGCCACCCCCACGCTCACCGTCACCTGGAACGGACGATCCACACCTTCCCCCGTGTGAACGAGGCTGGCGACCCCCGCGCGGAGCCGCTCTGCCAGCACGAGCGCACCATCCATGGCGGTTTCGCGCAGGATGACGGCGAACTCTTCGCCGCCGTAGCGAAACACGGCGTCTTCCCTCCGAATCGCCGCCGACAGCTGGCCGGCAACGCCCTTGAGGACTGCATCGCCCACCGGGTGTCCGAGGCTGTCGTTGACGCGCTTGAAGTTGTCCACGTCGACCATGATCAAGGAGAGCGGGCGCATGTGCCGACGCGCCCCCGCGCACTCGGAGGCCAGCCGCTCGTCGAAGTGACGCCGGTTGAACACGCCCGTCAGTGCGTCCCGTGAGGCCGCGGCGTGCAGCCGCTGATGCATCTCCTCTTCGAGCGGATCGAGGTGAGTCAGCCGTAAAAGCGTGGTGGCGCCCGCGCGGATGACGTCCCGGGCCTCGAGCACGTGCCGGGTGACCGGGCGTTCGTTCACGAAGGTGCCGTTCCGGCTGCCGAGGTCCTCCAGCACGAAGGCCTCACCCACGCGCTCGATCCGCAGGTGCTGACGCGACATCCCGTCGTCCTCCAGCAGGAAGTGGGCTCCCGCCCCCCGACCCAGCACCCAGTGTTCACCTGGCCACAGCCGCAACACCCGGCCTTCGTAGGGGCCCTGCAGCACGACCAGGCAGGGACGTCGGGGGCCTTGCGCCGGGCCGACGGAGGGGGCCGCCGGAGCCGCCGAGAGCAGAAGGCCCGTTTCGTCAGGTGCCACCGCTTCGGGCACCGCATCGTCTTCGCCATTCATGTTGGTCCGTGCGTTCGTATCGGCCTGCGAGGTCGTGCTCCGGGGGGCATCGACAGCCGCCGCGCCTGCCTTGAGACCGAAGCGGGGCCCCTTCGGGGCAACGACGTGCCCCAGGTGGGCCGGGTGCTGTCATTGAGGGCGCGCCCCCCGCTCTGGCGCGGCCCCTTGTGCGTGGTATCCCCAGCGCATGTCGATCACCTCCGTGTCCCGTTTGCGACGCATCGGTTTCGTCGAGGGCCTGTCGTTTTTGGTGTTGCTGCTCATCGCCATGCCTCTCAAGTACGCCGCAGGTATGCCCCTGGCGGTCAAGTACGTGGGCTGGGTGCACGGCGCGCTCTTCGTCGCCTACGTGGTGGCGCTCGGGCAGGCGACGTCGGCCATGATGTGGCGTCCGCTCACAGCGGTGGCCCTGTTCGTGGCTGCGGTCGTGCCGGGAGGAACCTTCGTGGCCGATCGCTGGCTCAAAAAACAGGTGGCACCCGACCCGGTGATGCCCTCCGCCGCCGCCTGAGCCGCGGCGGGGTGACAGGCACCGCCGGCCGGAAGTGAAGCGCCGGGCACCCTGAGCCCCGGCGTTGCGCCAGACGCGTCAGTTCGCGGCGGGGGCGGCTTCGTCTTCCGACTCTTGCTCGGACTCTGTCGCGGCGCCCTCGGCGGGGGCGTCCTCGGGCGGTGCCTCCTTCGTCTTTTCGATGCCGTACATCACCACGCGCCACTGGTTGTCCTCGTCCTGCACGACCGTGACGGACTCGAGGGCCGGCGCGTTCTCGAACAGGCTGTGGTACGAGACGACGACGTATTGCCCTGCAGGCTGGAGCTTGTTCGTGTAGCGGGTTTTCACGAAGTGCCGCCGGGTGAGGGCGCCGAACGATCCGCGGGCGCCCGTGAGGCCCTTCGTCCAGTCGCCCTTGCCCACCGTGTTTTGCAGCCGCGAGGCCGCCGTTTCCCAGCTGGTGGCGAAGTCGCCCCGGTCCACGTCGAGCAGCCACGTGCCGGCAACGACCTGGGCGTTCATGCGGGCTTCTTTCATGGCCTCGCGCGAGAGCTTTTGCAGCGTTTTGGGGGCGGATGCGCTGGCTTCGGACTCGGCTTGGGGGCCGCTGCTGGTGGTCGCACACGCCGTCGTGAACAGGGCGGCGCCGACGATGCCGAAGGTGGCGTGGCGCAGCCACGAGACAAGGGAGGCGGGGGGGCGAAGGGTACCGTTCGTCATGGTGAGGCGAATCTAGTCGAGGCCGGTGCCTCTGTCATTCGGGGGGGTGGCCCGCGCGGGGCGGCCGCTCCCCCGGCGCTCCTCAAGGCCCGTCGAACTGCGCCTTCGTGAGCAGCCGCACGCCCGTGATCGACCACTCGATGGCAGGGTTGCTGTTCTCCACGTGCATCAAGATATCGATGCGTCCCAGGGCCTTCGGGTCGAAAGACGTGCCCGAAAAGTCTTGTTCGAAGCTGAGACGGATCCGCCGCCAACTCGTGGTGATCGCGTTCGTCCCGGAGCTCTTGTAGCCGCTGGCGCCCGAGTAAAGGGCGGCGTTGAATCCGCGGGCGAGGCTGGACTTCGCATAGAACTCGAAGCCTTCGTAGCCAGACACGTCGAGGGGCTGCCAATCGGCGCGCTTGCCCCCGTTGCCCTTGTCCGCGCGGAAGTTGATGTTCCAGATGAGGTTCACGGCGCCCGGGTCCTCGGTCCGGCTCCACAGCGCGTACTTGGTGCCGGCGGGCAGGGCGGGATCGCTGACCTCCTTGGGCTCGATGGGGATCTGCTGCACATTGGAGACCGTGACACCATTGTTGAGGCGCATGTAGCCCGGCTTGGCGTCGGCAGCCACCACCTTCGAGATGTCCGGCGACAAGCCCGAGAACATCACACCTGGGCCTTCGGCTGCGGGGGGCGGCCCCTGCGTCGTGCCACCCGTGCCGGTGCCACCCGTGCCTGGCATGCCCCCTTGGGCTTGCCCCCCTCCCATACCACCCACGCTGGCGCCACCGCTTCCGCCCGCCCCGCCGGCCTTGGAGCCACCGCCGCCACCGGCCTGGGTACCGCCGCTGCCTCCCGATGGGGAGCCGCCGTTACCACCGGCCTGGGAGCCGCCGCTGCCTCCCATTTGGGAACCGCCGCTGCCGCCGGCCTTGGAGCCGCCGCCTGCGCCACCCCCTCCGGAGCCGGCCGCGTTACCTCCGCCGCCTCCTTCGCCCGCCACGTCGTCGTCACCGTCGCTGGGGCTGCTGCTACAGCTCACGGCCAAAGAAAGCACCATGGCCGCGGCAAGGCCGCGAACCGGAACCGCACGTCTTCGTTCCACGGCTTCATCAAAGCCGAAACATGGGCCGGGTCCGGTTGACAGGTGTCAATGCAACTTTGTGAGCGCGGCCGTCGGCGTGCGGTCACCGGTAGCCACTCGGTACCGATTCTTTGCGGTTCGGTGAACGCCTTTCGCCGATGCGTCGCGCCAAAAAAAAGTCGGCGCTTAACGAGAGGCCCGTCACTGGACGGCGGGAGATGAGAATTCCTCTAGTTTCGTCCGAGAATCTCGGTAAGCTTCGCCAGCTGTGCCGCTAGCTCCGCGATCTCGGCTGCCTGCTCCCAGCTTCGCGTCCCGCTCCGCCACGGCTGCCTCGAGAGCGAGTACGCGCTCGTCATGGGCATTCCCGGAAGCAGTCTCGTCACTCTGGCTCACACAAAGCTTAGATCACGATCCGATCCCGCTGTCGATCCCCTTTCTGGCGTTGCAGACGAACTTCTTGGGGGTGAACAGTTACCCGCTACCTTCGCGTGCGTGACGTCTTGAAGGCTGTGGATATGGAAAAGCATGGCTACCAAAGCATTACCTCGATGATTCGATACACGGCTTCTGGGGGTAGTCCGCGCAGGGCTCGCAGTGCTTATCGATCAACCTTGTTCCTACAAAGAATTCGGCAGCCTTGAAGTCGCGGGCGGCTTTTAGCAAAAACCTCCCGGAGTCTGTTACTTGATCGAACATTCGCCGGTCGCCGCCATTTGGGTGCTGGCGAAGCCAGGGCAGAGGACGATATTTCACGAGGATTTCCGCATCGCTTTCGCGATCGATGTGAACGCTATCGAAAACGAGGCGGCCGGGAAAGTCGCGGCTTGGATGGTACCTTGGCAGAGTCTGTCTTGAAGTGGGGTCGACGTGTCGAGGGGCGCGGAGCTCGAGCGAAACGCTTGTCACGAATCCACCCCTCTCAAGTGTGGCAATGACGCCGAAATTGTCCCAGGTCATTGTACGGCGAATGTTATTTCCCGCCTCCCAGTGGTTCCATTCTATCGGGTATCTCATCGAGTACCCCACGACTCTGGCGGGCCCCAAAACGGCCTGCCACTCATCAGCCGTTTGGCACAGCGAGAGTTTTCGGCCGTTGAAGTCAAGGAGGTGGCTGTCGCTTTGAATCACCACGTCTAGAATGGGGCTGGGAAGTGGCAAGGGAGGGGCTTGCAAGATCTGCCGGTGTTCAGCCCAACATGAACACACGCATGCCACGCTCGCCCACGTGAGCATGCGTCGCGGGCTTATTGCGCCCGGCCGCCTCACACGAATTTCCGGCTCGGGTGAATTATGGACACCGAGCGTCTCTCTGTTTGCCTATGCATTCGCCTGCTCGGCGTGTTGTAGGTTGTCGCTGCGGGTAGAAATGGTTGCCAAGACGTTGCCTTGACGATTTAGTGCGCGTCTCCTTCCTGAATTCAGCGCAGGGTTCCGCAGGGGTTTCGATCAGCCAGCGGGGAAGTCGCGACTACTGCGAACTGGGCAACCTTGAAGTCGATGTCCGCTTTCAGGAGGAAAACTCCAGACTCGGTTGCGTGATCGAACATGAGGGGATCGCCGCCAGGCAGGAGCCAATTTCTGTGCTGGCAAAGCCACGGACGAGGGCGATATTTCACGAGGGTTTCTGCGTCGCTCTCGCGGTCGATGTGAATGCCATCGAGAACGAGCCGGCCGGGAAAGTCGTGGCTTGGATGGAACACTGGCAGAGGCTGCATTAGAGTCGGGTCACCGTATCGATGGTCGCGGAGCTCAAACAAAACGCTTGTCACGAATCCTCTCTCAAGGGTGGCCCAGACTCCGAAGGTGTCCCAGGTCATCGTACGTCGAATGCCTGCAGCTGGCTTCGCGTAGTTCCATTCGATTGGGTATCTCATCGAATGCCCCACGACTCTGGCGGGTCCCAAGACGGCCTGCCACTCATCAGCCGTTTGGCATAGCGAGAGTTTTCGACCGTTGAAGTCAAGTAGGTGGCTGTCGCTTTGAATCACGACGTCCAGAATGGGGCTGGGTGGTGGCAAGGGAGGGGCTTGCAAAAGCTGCCTGTGTTCATCCCAACACGAGCACATCACGCTCATCGCAATTCCGGCGACGACGCAGCTTGAAGATCTTCTCAAGCGTGCCCCCTCATCCGCTTTTCGATCTCGGGCGCGCCCAGCCGAGTAAACTGGTCTTGTCGTGCTTGATCCAAAAGCAAAGCGGCGATTTCTACCGTGACTTTGCGCCTTTCTGTCTGAGCGTGTTCCCTGCGCTCCTCCTTCGATCCCTGCTTCGACAGGCGCCTCAACGCAGCAGGATTCTTCTCTGCCCATGTCCAGATGGCTTCAATGATCCGTCGGGGTGTTCCCGCTTGAGCAGCGGCAAGGGCGGGGTGCGCCAAGAACTTCGTGGCAGCTGTCACCACCGTATCTGGGTCGCCGTCTTCGGAGTCCCAAGCCTGGTCGATCGCATCGCCCACGTCAGAAATTGCCAGTTTTGCCACTTCAGCCGAAAGCTCATGAAGCGGATGGTCTGAATGGTCCTTGGCCAAAAGTGAGTGAGTTGGATCCGTGGAGGTCTCGTCACCGAAGAAGGCCTCTTCGGCAGCTTCAACGACTGCCACCGTGCCCCTCATCATCTGAACCAGCC belongs to Myxococcales bacterium and includes:
- a CDS encoding GDP-mannose 4,6-dehydratase, which translates into the protein MHEADGRVVSNLVVQALRDEPLTMFGDGQQTRSFCYVTDLIEGFLRLMESDLQATPVNLGNPRESTMLELARIIKEEVGSQAPLVFNPLPKDDPVRRKPDITRAREALGWGPAVPLERGIAETVADFRRRLGLEADVPARAAS
- a CDS encoding ISAzo13 family transposase — its product is MTKERSRRESEIRDRYGKIKGSLTERARRLFVANEAIAFGYGGIVAASRATGMAPSVVGRGIAEVRAIENGTARHLPPTRSRRPGAGRKKATEKDPRLIPDLKKLVESTTRGDPESPLLWTARSQRNLVEALKKQGHQTSMKMVSRLLKELGYSLQANRKRLEGAQHPDRNAQFEHINETLRRQLETNEPAISVDTKKRELVGPYKNGGRELSGKEDPVDVNVHDFVDDEKGRATPYGIYDLQKNEAWVSVGVSHDTGEFAVQSIRTWWSEMGASRYPNATSLVITADGGGSNGYRLRLWKLELQKLVDDLRFPITVCHLPPGTSKWNKIEHRLFSFITQNWRGKPLVTHQVIVNLIAATTTTTGLLVKSRVDSRTYAKGRRVSDKDLALVNLDPNVFHGEWNYTIHPTVPT
- a CDS encoding GDP-mannose 4,6-dehydratase — encoded protein: MRMKRILVTGGSGFLGSHLCERLLAQGHEVVCLDNFFTGSRRNIERLLGKPRFELVRHDVQIPFTMEIDQIYHLACPASPVHYQRNPVRTIRTAVEGTLNVLEVAREAHARVLIASTSEVYGDPAIHPQPESYWGHVNPIGPRSCYDEGKRCAESLTVAYASQYGLEVRACREINRLTLSARRISIGGA
- a CDS encoding GGDEF domain-containing protein, translated to MNGEDDAVPEAVAPDETGLLLSAAPAAPSVGPAQGPRRPCLVVLQGPYEGRVLRLWPGEHWVLGRGAGAHFLLEDDGMSRQHLRIERVGEAFVLEDLGSRNGTFVNERPVTRHVLEARDVIRAGATTLLRLTHLDPLEEEMHQRLHAAASRDALTGVFNRRHFDERLASECAGARRHMRPLSLIMVDVDNFKRVNDSLGHPVGDAVLKGVAGQLSAAIRREDAVFRYGGEEFAVILRETAMDGALVLAERLRAGVASLVHTGEGVDRPFQVTVSVGVATLATGMAEEGLVFAADQALYEAKHTGKNRVVTRA
- a CDS encoding DUF3817 domain-containing protein, which encodes MSITSVSRLRRIGFVEGLSFLVLLLIAMPLKYAAGMPLAVKYVGWVHGALFVAYVVALGQATSAMMWRPLTAVALFVAAVVPGGTFVADRWLKKQVAPDPVMPSAAA
- a CDS encoding DUF4019 domain-containing protein codes for the protein MTNGTLRPPASLVSWLRHATFGIVGAALFTTACATTSSGPQAESEASASAPKTLQKLSREAMKEARMNAQVVAGTWLLDVDRGDFATSWETAASRLQNTVGKGDWTKGLTGARGSFGALTRRHFVKTRYTNKLQPAGQYVVVSYHSLFENAPALESVTVVQDEDNQWRVVMYGIEKTKEAPPEDAPAEGAATESEQESEDEAAPAAN